In the genome of Verrucomicrobiota bacterium, one region contains:
- a CDS encoding PCRF domain-containing protein has protein sequence MEKKALFQKLDGVADQLRALEVALGDPTTSADPAKLARLSREHATLSRLARAYQAYKVTLKDVDEHRAILANRDEDPDLAELAEQELEGLEQRLGQLEQQIKLLLVPPRPEDSRNTIVEIRAGTGG, from the coding sequence ATGGAAAAGAAGGCGCTGTTCCAGAAACTCGACGGGGTCGCCGACCAGCTCCGCGCGCTCGAGGTGGCGCTCGGCGATCCGACGACGTCTGCTGACCCGGCGAAGCTCGCCCGGCTCTCGCGCGAGCACGCCACCTTGAGCCGCCTTGCGCGCGCGTACCAAGCCTACAAGGTAACGCTCAAGGACGTCGACGAGCACCGCGCCATCCTCGCCAACCGGGACGAGGATCCCGACCTGGCTGAGCTGGCCGAGCAGGAGCTCGAGGGCCTCGAGCAGAGACTCGGCCAGTTGGAGCAGCAGATCAAGCTGCTCCTGGTTCCGCCCCGGCCCGAGGACAGCCGCAACACGATCGTCGAGATCCGCGCCGGCACCGGCGGCGA